gcctgcgtccgttcatgcgtccatccatgcatctgtctgtgtgtccgttcgtccatctattcagcactccaagtaccactatcttgcatcttttcatcatatattctccatatagaagcaccgccatccagcggacatttcaaggactaaacgggaggtggcacatgaacactttcttacggcttgcgcttcgggtttacttcccacctttaaccacctcgagttcatggtatatactagttcactgcattcatggctatgcggcccaacgctcgctaaacctttctaaaaccaaggaggttacacccagcgagtataacgtagcaaccctttcttgtcagatcgtgctcaatgtacatgccaatagctgctaatggggatcgcagcgtgcgcgttacctaaaggccgaatgctcctgtctctcatttcccctttgcagccattaacatgtgcattgagcactatctttcattgttcaacaacgcgcagaagaaatctctcaccggaaccaccttggaggtcaaaatcgaaaagaccgctatttcgggtatgtgccactggtggttacgtactacgagggacgcacaagccacgccataaggagcttcgcccctaaaggtgcTCAAaatcacgaggcgcggtagtttctttgccctgccaccgcTCCCTGCTTAGCTACCAGCgattttgtcgggacgagagaagggaTAATGCAATTAAagcatgcgacaaacttttgtaactccactcgcgctGGActgattcttgaaatttttgcggcgctgaattcgtgaggcaatcagCTCTTATAGTAAATTCATTCCATGATTACTtgagaaagtgtttcagggcccctttaacgcattttgttcgacaggtgtcacgacgacaACGAGCCCATTTGGCGATGATAGCGCGCGCCGGtctaatctactgtgtgcgtgttagTGTGCGTGCGTGGCGTGTGTATGTAagaaaacatattaataagtatgcacttggcGGTTGAAGGGTGCAGTAGGGGCCGGATtgcgctatcgcgttgaactcttaaaagcgaagcttaagggtccccattttttttttttttttcagtttcagtcTTTCGCACTTATACTGTTACGAAGCTGTAGCTCCGCGACCTCTCTTTCCTCGTACTCTTCTTAATACAGCAGCGTGTTGTTTAAAGCAGTATATATGTTTTGAATTTCCCGTTTGTGCATGAAGGAATCATCCACGCCTCTCACAAAAGCCATACTTTTCAGACGGGTCGCTGCTTGCCCGCAGTAGCTATAATGGTCGATTTCGCATGTGAGTGATACAGAGTTGGTTAACTACATGGGTCGAAGTATCTGGGGCAGGCGCGACTCGCGAAGTGCTCGTTTTCCTGCGGAGGGCGTGTGCTGGTGTTGAAAAATGCGCACGCCTCGAACACACCGCTGCCGACGGCACCCGTTGAGGGCTCACGACAATTTTTGTGTAACGCGACTATTATTTGTTTACTCAAATGGTTTCAGATTACTATTTCATGCGTCAACTGAAGGTCCTGGACTTGACTTCGGGAAAAATAATGCCAAGCCCCAGAGCGTATTAAATAATTTTATGCAGCTGAACCTCGTTACAAAAACACCGATATGGCGAATTATCGGTTATAGCGAACTAAATACTAATTTTTGGTTGGTCACGCTTTGACTTCAGTGACATTTGTTGCTTTCATAACGAAACAGAAAACGCAAATCACCACTTTATCGGCCTAAACGAAGATGTATTTGATTGGCACAAAGCTCAAAACTCGGAAGGTGGCATGAACAGAAAAATAATAGTGAAAAACATTCGCCACCAGTTTCACTTTATTCATTTAAAATGTTTTGGAAATTTTTATTATccagagcacaaaaaaaaaaagcgcattcATATGGTAGTGCCACTGCGTGAACCAAAGCTTTAAATGTCAGAAAGTAACAATTACTTTGTCTATATAGTGGGTTTTAAGTTTAGAACGGTGCATTTTTTGTATCTAGGATTTGTTTTCAGGAACCAGATATCAATAATTTCTTAGAACAGATTCTCATCTCTGTTGTTACAAGAAAATATTGGATAAAACAAACTGATGATTATGTCTTAGACTGATGACGTACGCATGACAACAGTATTTTTACGGGAAGTCTATATTCAAGGTAAGCTTTTTCAGGTGGTTGCACTGGTTATACCTACGGAGCACGTTTATACCAGTAATATGtaatgatgcacaagtggtcacATGAAAGTAACCCATGATTACCTTTACAGAAGCGTAAATGAAGACCAAGAGAGTGCAAAAAAATCACCCTGGACTTGCCTTCACGAAACCAGCTGATCTGTCATCATGCTCAAAGATTCATTCAAAGCTGTCTCATGGCCTCCATTATGTACACCATTGCACACTTGGAGGCACCACTGCATACATGGGCAGTCTGGTCCAGTGATAAAGAGAACACAGCAGCATGCTGCTTACCTAGGGTGCAAGCACACAAACAGATTATTAACGTGCAAATTTTTGACTAAAGGATTACATCAGGAACTTTTACCCAATATGCGTACAGTAATCATTGAGTTATGTTACTCTCGTTACTGCTTAGTGTCGCGTTGAACAGCGAGTTGGACTGTACATTACTTTTGAGAGACCACACTTGAGAGGGTCCACAAGTTTTGGAGGTGCAGGCATATTccaaaagtgcttttttttgccTTCGTATTCCCAGCTTTTACAGCTTACCTTAATCTTGGGGCTTCCTGTAGTGTTCTTAGTACCTACACTGACACCCCAGTCATGATGGCACCCACAAACTCCATTGAACTCCTTCGACTTTCCATCGAGAGATTTGGTTCGTACCATATGGTCTCCATTTTGCCAAGGAAGTTTAATGAAGCTTTTGGTGAAGAGAGTGCGGTAATGATTATTCTGGCTCGATGGAGTACTTTCATTCACAGATAGCTACTGCTGCAAAGGAAAGCAAGCACGCTAACAAAGTTGTCCTAATAAACTCAATTATAAATTTTAATACTATACCTTTCGTTTGATGTACCATTACATACCAGGtagggcaagttttaattttattttataGAGGAGCATTACAGCCAGAGAAATTGACTTACATGTTATGTTAGATACTTTAACTGAATACAGTTCGAAATTCTGAGGTTTCGCGTGACTTCACCCCAATATGATTATCTCCTTAATCATTGCACGCAAGAGATTCCATATCTAACCCCTGCTTAAATCTATTAAAACAGCAAAATGTTTCTTGGTGCACTCCGCAAGCATGGTCTTCATGCACATCAATGCATTGAAACATGCTTTGTCTGCTGACACGCAAGAGACTTTCTAACGATTGGAGCACCGTAAAAGTGAAAAACAGGTTTGATAAGGCACGAGAAAAAAAGCTTGGCCAGTTATGTAGGTGTTCTGCACTTCCTCTTATTATTCAATTAGGCACTCTTCAAATACAGAAGGGGAACCCATGCAATAATCTCACGGTAAATGCCACTTTTGATTGTGCAAAACACAAATTGTAATGCTGATTTGTAAGCTTGTTCATCAATTCTCTGTCGTTTCAACGTGCTGCTCATCTGTCATTACAGTACAATGTCTTCATGGTGTTCTTCGTCCTCCTTGAGTTAGCTATCATGGGCCTCGTGTGGAAGCACGCCAAACAGGAAGCGGTAAGGGTTCACTTTGCTATATCTCATTTCATGGGATACTGAATACGAGCGATCATTTATCATAAAGTGCTCTCATATAATAACACCACAGTTAGCAAGCAAATTTTCAACTTATAAGATTTAGCTAATAAATTAGAAAGCCAACAAAATTAGATCACACGTGGTTTCAGTTGTGGTTATCAGCACCAACTTCATGCTTAAAGTACTCTCCAGCAGCTTTCATACTGTTGTGGGAGTAAAATGCAAAATTCTGACTTACTGTGTGCACTTTTGTGCCGACACTCATATTATCAACTCTTCTGAGAGCACGCCACTGCATTGGAAAAGAAAAATGCCATACTCAGTGAAACAATGTTCAGTGAATACCTGTGTCAAAGTAAATCACCAACGCCACCTAAATATTGACTACAGTAAAACTCCAAACGAGCGGCCCGCTCTCAGCAAGTTGAAATTGCCGACAAAGTGCAAGGGGTGGTTTAATGAAATACCTCTAAGATAGTGACAGCAAAGCATTCGCAccagaaaaaacaaaagcaaaatgtAGTGCAGCATCAGCGCCAAGGTTCCACACTATGCTAATCATGACCTCTGTGCAGATGGATAGATACCTGTCACATGCCTTCAGAAGACTCATCCCGAAGTCCAAGAATGCATTTGTGGATATTGAGTACTTCTTGGACAATGTACAGTTCAAGGTAACCAAATGTACAGCAGTTACGAATGAcgcaaacaaacacacacgctTTGGGGATGCAcatcttatttttttctctttttttctgccacCTAATAAAGCTCCAGTGCTGTGGTGGAGCTGGACCCCAGGACTATGAGAAACTGGAGATGGATTACCCAGGAAGCTGTTTCTATTATGACCACGAGAAGGAGGCTGCTGCAGTATACCAACAGGTGGGTGTGGCATAATGCTGAAAGATGTTCAGCAGTGCAGCGCAGCAATGTAGATGCAGCCACTATGCTGCTCGAAACGTCACGTGGAAATTCCGGCAGATACCATGAAATGTGCAAATGAATTTCATGCAAACCAGCAAGCAAGTAGCTGCCTTAGAAtggatttttcttttttctgtcagCCAAGGGTTACAAGATTGATCAACCTTTTTATGTAAgtttagtcatcatcatcagcctgactacgtccactacaggacaaaggcctctcccatgttccgccagttaactcggtcctgtgcttgctgctgccaatttatacgcgcaaacttcttaatctaatctgcccacctaaccttctgtctccccctaacccgcttgccttctctgggaatccagttagttacccttaatgaccagcggttatcccgtctacaagctacatgcccggcccatgtccatttcctcttcttgatttcaactacgatatccttaacgcccgtttgttccccaatccactctgctctcttcttgtctcttaaagttacacctaccatttttctttccattgctcgttgcgtcgtcttcaatttaagctgaaccctctttgtaagtcttcaggtttctgctctgtagctataagtaccggcaagatacagctgttatataccttcctcttgagggatagtggcaatctacccgtcataatttgagagtgcctgccaaatgtgctccaccccattcttattattctagttacttcaatctcgtggttcggctctgcgattATTACCTgtactaagtagacatagtcttttacgacttgaagtggactattgcttatctcgaagtgctgctctcttccgaggttgttgtacactactttcgttttctgcagattaattttaagacccacttttctgctctccttgtctaactctgtaatcatgagttgcaattcgtcccctgagttactcagcactgcaatgtcatcggcgaagcgcacgttattaaggtactctccatcaactcttatgtctgactgttcccattctaggtaaGTTTAGTAGTTGAGTACAAATTGTGGACTGACAAGCCACATCGACTACACTAGCATGTAAAGGGTATCTCATGGCAACACATAATGTTGAATTTCATGTTGGAGTAGAGTTTTATCACAATGAAGCGCATGTTACAGACCCTAGATGTGCATACGATAAGTAGCGTTCGTCAGCGATTTGAGCAACGCTTCACTATAGCCTGCAAAGTCAAGGTATTACATTGTTATAATAGCGAATTGACACCCCTGCAACTACATTTAAAATTACCCCGACATGACGCTTGTGTAGGGTCATTTTCCTGATAAGTACGAAGCACTACGTGGCTCTGCAGTAGAATATTTGACTGCCATGCGTGGGTTTGATTCCAACTCGAGCTGagatctttatttttttgcttagATAGGGATTTTTTGTTTATCAACAATCCGTCAACGCCGGCACCAGATTTTCTGCAACACGAGCCCCTTTACGCATGTTACGACATCCAGTCCTTTCACTTACGAGAACTGAAATTATGGCAAGCTTGTATGATTGCATACTTAAAGACAAAAGCAAGTAACAGAgacacaaaacgagcgctaaaaaaagaccACGAGAACATGAGATAGAGTCACTCTCTAGCCTCTGTTCCTTGCTTGAGTCTTCATTTTTTATGCTACCTCCTCAAGTGTGCAGTTATTTCTCGCTATTCCTGGGTTGCCGTACCGTGAATCACCGATGGCAAATACCCGTACACCATGGGCTGTGTTATGCGCGTATGTGCCATGCACAACAGGTGGAAAGTGTTTCTTGACGTATGCAATAAACAAGTCATGTTACTCACGTCATAGCCAGTCAACCATGTTCACTATACACTCATGTCCTCCTATACCAATTCTGGTACATATTAGGTTAAAAACACGACCACAAGAGCACTAAGAGCACAAATATATAGAGATTATAAATGGTCAAATTGTCTttggttcactaagaaatgcttcaagtTCAAAAAATATTCATTTGGCAATTTATGAGCTAAGACCATATGACAGTGAGGTAAAGTAAAGAGTAGTGAGATCCCCTAGATgaattttaaccacctggagtcCTTTAATGTGCTCCCAAATCAAAGCATGTACACGGGCATTTATTCATTCCAATGGAAACAAGCCCGCCGTAGCTGGAGATCGAACCCCTATCTTCGCACTGTGAAGCATAACGCATTATTCTCCAAGCCATATTACGGGGCCTCGATCTCATGCAAAGTATGCCCCATAATTATTAATACTCAGGCTTAACATAGGCTTTTAAAAGTGCCCTAAATGATAAGAAAAGATAAAATGTGGTTGTTTGTAATACAGAGCTGTGGGTAACGCAGAACAAGGCATCAGCCCTTTGTGCAAATTATTCCGACAGAGACAGATGCCAGGCAGCAGAACTAAATGAACTTTACAATTACACTGCTCTCCTGTACATTCTACACCGAGCGACTAATTAAAACAGTAGCATTTTATTCAAAAGCGGCAAATATAAAACAGCTAAATTGTTCGATATTTATTATGTGCATGCTTCTTACAGGGATGCGGTCGAGAAATGAGAAGGTTCTTGATGGGAAAGAGCCTTGCCGTTGGCCTTGTCTGCCTCTTTGTTCTACTCATTCAGGTAAGAACTTCATTTTCTATTAGTCTTCGAAAGCTCCATATCAGACTGTCCATATCAAACTGAACCATTGATCTGCCATTTCCATTGCAGCTGGGAAGTATAGCCAGTGCTGTCTACGTGTTGAGGGTGTCAGGAAAGCCAAGACCGAAGATCACAGCTGTGTAATGAAGACTACGATGGCACAGTTCCAGCAAG
The nucleotide sequence above comes from Rhipicephalus microplus isolate Deutch F79 chromosome 2, USDA_Rmic, whole genome shotgun sequence. Encoded proteins:
- the LOC119170283 gene encoding 23 kDa integral membrane protein gives rise to the protein MAGLLAARYSLFASSIFIWLFGIVLLVVGGLLRTDPDVRRIAEYFTVFNNYWAASVTTLFVGACLLLVGFLGCCGAFFESKRLLVAYNVFMVFFVLLELAIMGLVWKHAKQEAMDRYLSHAFRRLIPKSKNAFVDIEYFLDNVQFKLQCCGGAGPQDYEKLEMDYPGSCFYYDHEKEAAAVYQQGCGREMRRFLMGKSLAVGLVCLFVLLIQLGSIASAVYVLRVSGKPRPKITAV